A single region of the Rhodococcus sp. W8901 genome encodes:
- the serS gene encoding serine--tRNA ligase, with protein sequence MIDLKFLRENPDAVRTSQRTRGEDPGLVDALLEADASRRAAVLAGDTLRAEQKAFGKKVGQASPEERPALLEGSKELARKVKDAEATQHEAQAAMEAAHRAISNIVQEGAPAGGEDDFITLETVGEIPTFDFEPKDHLELGESLGLIDMERGAKVSGSRFYFLTGFGAMLQLGMLQLAAQKAMANGFTMMIPPVLVRPEIMQGTGFLGQHSDEIYHLADDDLYLVGTSEVPLAGYHSGEILDLSNGPKRYAGWSSCFRREAGSYGKDTRGIIRVHQFDKVEMFTYCKPEDADAEHQRLLAWERDMLDAMGLPYRVIDVAGGDLGSSAARKFDCEAWVPTQQQYRELTSTSNCTTYQARRLAVRYRDENGKPQTAATLNGTLATTRWLVAILENHQQADGSVKVPAALVPFVGREVLTAP encoded by the coding sequence GTGATTGACCTCAAGTTCCTTCGCGAGAACCCCGACGCCGTCCGCACCTCGCAGCGCACCCGCGGTGAAGACCCCGGTCTGGTCGACGCGCTGCTCGAGGCCGATGCATCCCGCCGCGCCGCTGTCCTGGCCGGCGACACCCTGCGCGCCGAGCAGAAGGCGTTCGGCAAGAAGGTGGGGCAGGCGTCCCCGGAGGAGCGTCCCGCGCTGCTCGAGGGTTCCAAGGAACTGGCGCGGAAGGTGAAGGACGCCGAGGCGACCCAGCACGAGGCGCAGGCCGCGATGGAGGCCGCCCACCGCGCGATCTCGAACATCGTGCAGGAGGGTGCGCCCGCCGGCGGCGAGGACGACTTCATCACGCTCGAGACCGTCGGCGAGATCCCGACGTTCGACTTCGAGCCCAAGGATCACCTCGAGCTCGGTGAGTCGCTGGGACTGATCGACATGGAGCGCGGCGCCAAGGTGTCGGGCTCGCGGTTCTACTTCCTCACCGGCTTCGGTGCGATGCTCCAGCTCGGCATGCTGCAGCTCGCGGCGCAGAAGGCGATGGCCAACGGTTTCACCATGATGATTCCGCCGGTGCTGGTGCGCCCCGAGATCATGCAGGGCACCGGCTTCCTGGGCCAGCACTCCGACGAGATTTACCACCTCGCGGACGACGACCTGTACCTCGTCGGCACGTCCGAGGTCCCGCTCGCGGGCTACCACTCGGGCGAGATCCTGGACCTGTCGAACGGCCCCAAGCGGTACGCGGGCTGGTCGTCGTGCTTCCGTCGCGAGGCCGGCAGCTACGGCAAGGACACCCGCGGCATCATCCGCGTCCACCAGTTCGACAAGGTGGAGATGTTCACCTACTGCAAGCCCGAGGACGCCGACGCCGAGCACCAGCGTCTGCTCGCCTGGGAGCGCGACATGCTGGACGCGATGGGGCTCCCGTACCGCGTCATCGACGTCGCCGGCGGCGACCTCGGTTCGTCCGCGGCCCGCAAGTTCGACTGCGAGGCTTGGGTTCCCACCCAGCAGCAGTACCGCGAGCTGACGTCGACGTCGAACTGCACCACCTACCAGGCCCGCCGCCTCGCGGTGCGCTACCGCGACGAGAACGGCAAGCCGCAGACCGCCGCGACCCTCAACGGCACCCTCGCCACCACGCGCTGGCTCGTCGCGATCCTCGAAAACCACCAGCAGGCAGACGGTTCCGTCAAGGTCCCCGCCGCCCTGGTGCCGTTCGTCGGCCGTGAGGTGCTGACGGCGCCGTAG
- a CDS encoding PE family protein, translated as MSDHVFVDPDVLLAAATELDALAVRLQVTLTAAAPALTVAPSGAEEVSVMAAGYFNGLANSFSPAAGRSIEELTAAAVMLRAQAATYRDEDQTIGTSLAAGM; from the coding sequence ATGTCGGATCACGTGTTCGTCGACCCTGACGTCCTCCTCGCCGCGGCCACCGAACTCGACGCGCTCGCCGTCCGCCTGCAGGTCACCCTCACCGCGGCGGCACCGGCCCTCACCGTCGCGCCGTCCGGCGCCGAGGAGGTGTCGGTGATGGCGGCCGGGTACTTCAACGGCCTGGCGAACAGCTTCAGCCCGGCGGCCGGGCGCAGCATCGAGGAACTCACCGCCGCCGCCGTGATGCTCCGCGCGCAGGCCGCGACCTACCGGGACGAGGACCAGACGATCGGGACGTCGCTCGCGGCCGGCATGTGA
- a CDS encoding histidine phosphatase family protein: MSGRLILVRHGQTEANVERRLDTRLPGARLTALGRTQAQTLGGRLADRPPTALVSSQALRARETAGFVETASGITLQVREGLHEAQAGELEDRSDIESHKMFAKVFHTWHAGDLSARIPGGESGIDIIERYVPVVDSLRAEYIDAGAGGDVVVVSHGAAIRLVAAYLAGVPGAFAADRHLENTSTVELVPTDTGWRCVRWGTYDPPFDATPQRPWFDPEAAAATDDPMG, from the coding sequence GTGAGCGGTCGGTTGATCCTGGTCCGACACGGGCAGACCGAAGCGAACGTCGAACGGCGGCTCGACACCCGGCTCCCCGGGGCGCGGTTGACGGCGCTCGGCCGGACGCAGGCCCAGACCCTCGGAGGCCGGCTGGCGGACCGGCCGCCGACAGCGCTGGTGTCGTCGCAGGCGCTGCGGGCCCGGGAGACCGCCGGGTTCGTGGAGACGGCGTCGGGCATCACGCTGCAGGTGCGGGAGGGGCTGCACGAGGCGCAGGCCGGTGAGCTCGAGGACCGCTCGGACATCGAGTCGCACAAGATGTTCGCGAAGGTGTTCCACACGTGGCACGCGGGTGACCTGTCGGCGCGGATCCCGGGTGGCGAGTCCGGTATCGACATCATCGAACGGTATGTGCCGGTGGTCGATTCGCTGCGTGCCGAGTACATCGACGCCGGTGCCGGTGGCGACGTCGTGGTGGTCAGCCACGGCGCCGCGATCCGATTGGTGGCCGCGTACCTGGCGGGCGTGCCCGGCGCGTTCGCCGCGGACCGGCATCTCGAGAACACCTCGACGGTGGAGCTGGTGCCGACCGACACGGGCTGGCGGTGCGTGCGGTGGGGCACCTACGACCCGCCGTTCGATGCGACGCCGCAGCGGCCGTGGTTCGACCCGGAGGCCGCCGCGGCCACCGACGACCCGATGGGCTGA
- a CDS encoding septum formation family protein → MEPMSDDQPQPTPQPERRRHVSAPVTRRALALVAIGAVIAAIATIFVSGGFDRGEKLPVHTSGVGPQPTGAVAGEAFGSATTGDCLTWSSADASDLEKVDCAQAHQFEVATDVDLSLYPGVEFGPGSKFPGVLRFSELRDEHCAPAVNNYLDGRFDPKGKFSVGLINPGEAGWAAGERTIRCGLQFSGVTGTLLPIEGRVAEQDQSKVWNVGTCIGINQNVPSDPVDCAQSHAFEVVGVIDLASRFPGGMPSVEDQDKFLEGACTEASNGYLGSPDTLRDKTLTLFWDNLDLDSWLVGSRKINCSIGKEVDGSGFATIVGSAKGAILINGQAPVPPPPAPEGRSVPTPLPGAAPLPPAGG, encoded by the coding sequence ATGGAACCAATGTCCGACGATCAACCGCAGCCGACACCACAGCCGGAGCGGCGCCGACACGTGTCCGCGCCGGTGACCAGGCGTGCTCTCGCGCTCGTCGCGATCGGCGCGGTGATCGCCGCCATCGCCACCATCTTCGTCTCCGGCGGTTTCGACCGCGGCGAGAAACTGCCTGTTCACACGAGTGGCGTGGGACCGCAGCCCACCGGCGCCGTCGCCGGCGAGGCGTTCGGCTCGGCCACCACCGGCGATTGCCTGACATGGAGCAGCGCCGACGCCAGCGACCTCGAGAAGGTCGACTGCGCGCAGGCGCACCAGTTCGAGGTCGCCACCGATGTGGACCTCAGCCTGTATCCGGGCGTCGAGTTCGGTCCGGGCTCCAAGTTCCCCGGTGTACTGCGCTTCTCCGAACTCCGCGACGAACACTGCGCGCCGGCCGTCAACAACTACCTGGACGGACGGTTCGACCCCAAGGGCAAGTTCAGCGTCGGCCTGATCAATCCCGGCGAGGCCGGCTGGGCCGCCGGCGAACGCACCATCCGCTGCGGCCTGCAGTTCTCCGGTGTCACCGGAACACTGCTGCCCATCGAGGGCCGCGTCGCCGAGCAGGACCAGTCGAAGGTGTGGAACGTGGGCACCTGCATCGGCATCAACCAGAACGTCCCGTCCGATCCCGTCGACTGCGCGCAGTCGCACGCGTTCGAGGTGGTCGGCGTGATCGACCTGGCCAGCCGCTTCCCCGGTGGCATGCCCTCCGTCGAGGACCAGGACAAGTTCCTCGAGGGCGCGTGCACCGAGGCCAGCAACGGCTACCTCGGCTCCCCCGACACGCTGCGTGACAAGACCCTGACGCTGTTCTGGGACAACCTCGACCTCGACAGCTGGCTCGTCGGCAGCCGCAAGATCAACTGTTCGATCGGCAAGGAGGTCGACGGCAGCGGATTCGCGACCATCGTCGGCAGCGCCAAGGGCGCCATCCTCATCAACGGGCAGGCGCCCGTCCCGCCGCCGCCCGCGCCCGAGGGCCGTTCCGTGCCGACCCCGCTGCCCGGCGCCGCGCCGCTCCCCCCGGCCGGGGGCTGA
- a CDS encoding DUF2470 domain-containing protein: MNRTTTGPSTAERMRSTSARATGAVLAIAGSDPTETSLHHLRADGTAVLLAPSDSTAIGLAWQAGAGGLPAVLELTDFAPLALREPVRSLVWLRGTLVAVPDDRARGLADDVAAEHPRPALLDVGHGATLLRLRLDSAVVADSSGAEAVTVEDLLAADPDPFWEVETGWLQHLEEDHADLVELLARRLPSALRTGPVRPLGIDRYGIRLRIEGVSGDRDVRMDFTEPVDDAPSLSRALRILVGCPFVNGLRARH, translated from the coding sequence ATGAACCGCACCACCACCGGACCGTCCACCGCCGAACGGATGCGGAGCACCAGCGCCCGCGCCACCGGAGCCGTGCTCGCGATCGCCGGCAGCGATCCCACCGAGACCTCACTGCACCACCTGCGCGCCGACGGCACCGCCGTGCTCCTGGCGCCGTCCGACTCGACGGCCATCGGACTCGCCTGGCAGGCCGGAGCGGGCGGACTGCCCGCGGTCCTCGAGCTCACCGACTTCGCACCCCTCGCGCTGCGCGAACCCGTCCGCTCCCTCGTCTGGCTGCGCGGCACCCTCGTCGCCGTCCCCGACGACCGCGCCCGCGGCCTGGCCGACGACGTCGCCGCCGAACACCCGCGCCCGGCCCTGCTCGACGTCGGGCACGGCGCGACGCTGCTCCGCCTGCGGCTCGACTCGGCCGTCGTCGCCGACAGCAGCGGCGCCGAGGCCGTCACCGTCGAGGACCTGCTCGCCGCCGACCCCGACCCGTTCTGGGAGGTCGAGACCGGTTGGCTGCAGCACCTCGAGGAGGACCATGCCGACCTCGTCGAGCTGCTGGCCCGGCGGCTGCCCTCGGCGCTGCGCACCGGCCCGGTCCGCCCGCTCGGCATCGATCGGTACGGGATCCGGCTGCGCATCGAGGGGGTGTCGGGCGACCGGGACGTGCGGATGGACTTCACCGAACCCGTCGACGACGCGCCGTCGCTGAGCCGGGCCCTGCGGATCCTCGTCGGCTGCCCGTTCGTCAACGGATTGCGGGCGAGGCACTAG
- a CDS encoding PPE domain-containing protein: protein MTTGVTGVVWMPRGATVNSTTLTAGAGPVPLSAASPAWAAVAESFADAGATLNRVMAELRTGWEGVAAEAALGRIAPFAAWAEQTATLAADTATKASVEAGAYTSAALTMPSLPEITAVKAAKTAAYSTGGVVNGSAAVAEAADRAMDIRAGLVMEAYEAASSILATPGSFTQPPPLTNESTAGLESRDAGEVARRRLENDFRTDPVGTIAAAATAFAQNPTVMAAASQVGTVAGTVSGATSAAANIGGAVLGGVAGGAPVVLNTSTAPTSGAAGAATAGGAGRGSGYTAARAAGVSGGAGGARAALPDGWAQAGQLDGSGSRSAPGTGAGPATGPGSIDAARADASAAAAARGTAMGGAPMGAHRGALASDEAEHATPGYLKQFEHFADGRTVIPSVIGADLPEDGR, encoded by the coding sequence ATGACCACTGGTGTCACCGGAGTCGTCTGGATGCCGCGCGGTGCGACCGTCAATTCGACGACGCTCACCGCGGGCGCGGGGCCCGTGCCGCTCAGCGCGGCGAGCCCGGCGTGGGCCGCGGTCGCGGAGAGCTTCGCCGACGCCGGCGCGACGCTGAACAGGGTGATGGCGGAGCTGCGCACCGGCTGGGAGGGCGTGGCCGCCGAGGCCGCGCTCGGCAGGATCGCCCCGTTCGCCGCGTGGGCCGAACAGACCGCGACGCTCGCCGCGGACACCGCGACCAAGGCCTCCGTCGAGGCCGGCGCCTACACGTCCGCAGCGCTGACCATGCCGAGCCTGCCCGAGATCACCGCGGTCAAGGCAGCCAAGACCGCCGCCTACAGCACCGGCGGCGTGGTCAACGGCTCCGCCGCCGTCGCCGAGGCCGCCGACCGTGCGATGGACATCCGGGCCGGGCTGGTGATGGAGGCGTACGAGGCGGCGTCGAGCATCCTGGCGACACCGGGATCCTTCACGCAGCCGCCGCCGCTCACCAACGAATCCACCGCCGGCCTCGAGTCCCGCGACGCGGGCGAGGTCGCCCGCCGCCGACTCGAGAACGACTTCCGCACCGACCCGGTCGGCACCATCGCCGCGGCGGCGACTGCCTTCGCCCAGAACCCGACCGTCATGGCGGCCGCATCGCAGGTCGGCACGGTCGCGGGCACCGTCTCGGGTGCCACCTCCGCCGCCGCCAACATCGGCGGTGCCGTGCTCGGCGGCGTCGCCGGTGGCGCCCCCGTGGTCCTGAACACGTCCACCGCGCCCACCTCGGGTGCAGCCGGGGCCGCGACCGCCGGCGGCGCCGGCCGGGGGTCCGGCTACACCGCCGCGCGCGCCGCGGGAGTCAGCGGTGGGGCCGGCGGCGCGCGGGCCGCCCTCCCCGACGGCTGGGCGCAGGCCGGGCAGCTCGACGGGTCGGGCTCGCGCAGCGCCCCTGGGACCGGTGCCGGACCGGCCACCGGCCCGGGCTCGATCGACGCAGCCCGCGCCGACGCGTCGGCGGCCGCGGCCGCCCGCGGGACCGCGATGGGAGGCGCCCCGATGGGCGCACACCGCGGCGCCCTGGCATCCGACGAGGCCGAGCACGCCACCCCCGGCTACCTCAAGCAGTTCGAGCACTTCGCCGACGGGCGCACGGTGATCCCGTCGGTGATCGGCGCCGACCTGCCCGAGGACGGGCGGTGA
- a CDS encoding ankyrin repeat domain-containing protein — protein MSEEHPGERDGDLPGDVQELAGRLFDMARTGAATALAQYVDAGVPVNLTNASGDTLVMLAAYHGHTDAVRALIERGADVNRPNDRGQTPLAGAVFKGEDAVVAALVDAGADAAAGQPSALDAARMFGRDDYLQILGKHPE, from the coding sequence ATGAGTGAGGAACATCCCGGTGAGCGCGACGGCGACCTGCCGGGAGACGTGCAGGAGTTGGCCGGTCGATTGTTCGACATGGCCCGGACCGGCGCCGCGACCGCGTTGGCGCAGTACGTCGACGCCGGGGTCCCGGTCAACCTCACGAACGCGAGCGGCGACACGCTGGTGATGCTCGCGGCCTACCACGGGCACACCGACGCGGTCCGGGCGCTGATCGAGCGGGGCGCCGACGTGAACCGCCCGAACGACCGCGGACAGACGCCGCTGGCGGGTGCCGTGTTCAAGGGCGAGGACGCCGTGGTGGCCGCGCTCGTGGACGCGGGGGCCGACGCGGCGGCCGGTCAGCCGTCGGCGCTCGATGCCGCACGCATGTTCGGACGCGACGACTATCTGCAGATATTGGGGAAGCACCCGGAGTGA
- a CDS encoding ESX secretion-associated protein EspG, producing the protein MIDLGIEPVTATLPSATLHVDELDLLVDLLDIDVLPVVLDAAPRFDSLPERDRVFRSAQDSLAAAGLIDGIAVHPELAGWLRALARPRDEIALRRYIDGTVARLCLARDDEMAVLALRSGDTFTVQRLEHDLAGPIVHALGRAEPLAFGVVNRPTTDLGAALNRIVDPGTAAAQLTAIGVPAAEATVVGPAFVGCTTFTEIVGIVHEAGHPGLMHGPVTVFDTAAGRIVGTTSVATDGTPWTSFSPGTPGRLRQALDGLLAQLD; encoded by the coding sequence GTGATCGACTTGGGCATCGAACCGGTGACCGCAACCCTGCCGTCCGCGACCCTGCACGTCGACGAACTCGACCTGCTGGTGGACCTCCTGGACATCGACGTCCTGCCGGTCGTGCTCGACGCGGCCCCACGATTCGATTCGCTGCCCGAGCGGGACCGGGTCTTCCGGTCGGCGCAGGACTCCCTCGCGGCGGCCGGGCTGATCGACGGGATCGCGGTGCACCCGGAACTGGCCGGCTGGCTGCGCGCCCTCGCCCGGCCCCGCGACGAGATCGCCCTGCGCCGCTACATCGACGGCACCGTCGCGCGACTGTGCCTGGCCCGCGACGACGAGATGGCCGTGCTCGCGCTGCGCAGCGGCGACACGTTCACCGTCCAGCGGCTCGAGCACGACCTGGCCGGGCCGATCGTCCACGCCCTCGGTCGCGCCGAGCCCCTCGCATTCGGGGTGGTCAACCGGCCGACCACGGACCTCGGTGCCGCCCTGAACCGGATCGTCGACCCGGGCACGGCGGCCGCCCAGCTGACGGCGATCGGGGTCCCGGCCGCGGAGGCCACCGTCGTCGGGCCGGCGTTCGTGGGCTGCACGACGTTCACCGAGATCGTCGGAATCGTGCACGAAGCCGGGCATCCCGGTCTGATGCACGGACCGGTCACGGTGTTCGACACCGCCGCCGGGCGCATCGTCGGCACCACCAGCGTCGCCACCGACGGCACCCCGTGGACCTCGTTCAGCCCGGGCACCCCGGGACGGCTCAGGCAGGCACTCGACGGCCTGCTCGCGCAGCTCGACTGA
- a CDS encoding WS/DGAT/MGAT family O-acyltransferase yields the protein MTTTTLMSPVDVLLLAGEIGSRTLHIGALLVFGPSPDGTDTFAADAYRAALDATSAQSALMAQPVLSFATAGLPTWQPAERILMDRHLRRLALPSPGGDDELFALVARLHETRLDRSRPMWEGYLIEGLAGGRFALYGKIHHATLDGMSGIRMIEQSMDPDPQRRGMPLLLTPDEPEPTSDHRSRNPLRLVRDGISGAVAAADIVRHTAIGALDWLGKGVTTESTALPLSAPRTVFDGKVGPDRAFVGKSWPKKRLRAIQRATGATGNEVTLAMCAGALRSYLSAQGELPSKSLIALVPVAQRRREEAIGGNEFGLALCTLGTDLADPRARLDRIRHSMADAKRRVRAMGSSASMLASVPSLLPNVARILPLGELLPPSYNVVISNVPGPKSPLYWNGAELRHMYPLSIVFDGTGLNITICHYADRLDFGFLANPESVPELERFTDETETALGDLERIQEVRST from the coding sequence ATGACGACAACGACGCTGATGTCGCCGGTGGACGTGCTGCTGCTCGCCGGCGAGATCGGCTCGCGCACCCTTCACATCGGCGCACTGCTGGTCTTCGGCCCGTCCCCTGACGGCACCGACACCTTCGCCGCCGACGCCTACCGGGCCGCGCTGGACGCCACCAGCGCGCAGTCCGCACTGATGGCGCAACCGGTTCTCTCGTTCGCCACCGCGGGCTTACCAACCTGGCAACCCGCCGAGCGGATCCTCATGGACCGGCACCTGCGACGGCTCGCGCTGCCTTCTCCGGGTGGCGACGACGAACTGTTCGCGCTGGTCGCACGCCTGCACGAGACCCGCCTCGACCGCTCGCGGCCCATGTGGGAGGGCTACCTCATCGAGGGTCTCGCGGGTGGCCGGTTCGCGCTGTACGGGAAGATCCACCACGCCACGCTCGACGGGATGTCGGGCATCCGCATGATCGAACAGTCCATGGACCCGGACCCCCAGCGCCGCGGCATGCCGCTGCTGCTCACCCCGGACGAGCCGGAGCCCACCTCCGACCACCGTTCCCGGAACCCCCTCCGACTGGTGCGCGACGGGATCTCCGGCGCCGTCGCGGCCGCCGACATCGTCCGTCACACCGCCATCGGTGCCCTCGACTGGCTCGGCAAAGGCGTCACGACCGAGTCGACCGCTCTGCCTTTGAGCGCACCCCGGACCGTGTTCGACGGCAAGGTCGGACCCGACCGGGCGTTCGTCGGGAAGTCGTGGCCCAAGAAGCGGCTGCGCGCAATCCAGCGCGCGACCGGAGCGACCGGCAACGAGGTGACGCTCGCGATGTGCGCGGGCGCACTGCGTAGCTACCTGTCGGCGCAGGGCGAACTGCCGTCGAAGTCCCTGATCGCGCTGGTGCCGGTCGCACAGCGCCGACGCGAGGAGGCCATCGGCGGCAACGAGTTCGGCCTGGCACTGTGCACCCTCGGGACCGACCTGGCGGATCCGCGTGCCCGGCTGGACCGGATCCGACACTCGATGGCAGACGCCAAACGGCGCGTGCGGGCGATGGGGTCCAGCGCGTCGATGCTCGCGTCGGTACCCTCGCTCCTCCCGAACGTGGCCCGGATCCTGCCACTGGGCGAACTGCTGCCACCGAGCTACAACGTGGTGATCTCCAACGTCCCGGGGCCGAAGTCCCCGCTGTACTGGAACGGCGCCGAACTGCGGCACATGTACCCGCTGTCGATCGTGTTCGACGGGACTGGCCTGAACATCACGATCTGCCATTACGCCGACCGGCTCGACTTCGGGTTTCTCGCTAATCCGGAATCAGTTCCGGAACTCGAACGTTTTACAGATGAGACCGAGACCGCGCTAGGCGATCTCGAACGAATTCAGGAAGTTCGCTCGACATGA
- a CDS encoding metallopeptidase family protein, whose translation MPVTMTAAHFEELVSEALDLIPPQLAAGIDNVVVLVEPRNDEEPTLLGLYHGIALTERDSHYGGALPDTITIYRDAILDVCHTEDEVVHEVMVTVIHEVAHYFGIDEDRLHELGWG comes from the coding sequence GTGCCGGTGACCATGACGGCCGCTCACTTCGAGGAGCTGGTCTCGGAAGCGCTCGACCTCATCCCGCCTCAACTCGCCGCGGGAATCGACAACGTCGTGGTGCTCGTCGAGCCGCGCAACGACGAGGAGCCGACCCTGCTCGGGCTCTACCACGGCATCGCCCTCACCGAGCGGGACAGCCACTACGGCGGCGCCCTGCCCGACACCATCACCATCTACCGCGACGCGATCCTCGACGTGTGCCACACCGAGGACGAGGTGGTGCACGAGGTGATGGTCACCGTCATCCACGAGGTGGCGCACTACTTCGGCATCGACGAGGACCGGCTGCACGAGCTCGGCTGGGGCTGA
- a CDS encoding PaaI family thioesterase, which translates to MSPERQRTYTWNDPAPIADANRNLSGLEFVRGLVDGTVPHHPTASTLGFRVTDAREGFVEITAEPAEWHYNAVGSVHGGVIATMIDTAMGFSVSSTLPAGVGYTTLDITVRYIRGIKAEQGSIRVHGFSEHTGRTTATARAEVRDDRDRLLATASTTCLILR; encoded by the coding sequence GTGTCTCCCGAACGTCAGCGCACCTACACCTGGAACGACCCCGCCCCGATCGCGGATGCCAACCGGAACCTCAGTGGACTCGAGTTCGTCCGCGGCCTGGTCGACGGCACCGTCCCGCACCATCCCACCGCGAGCACCCTCGGCTTCCGCGTCACCGACGCCCGCGAAGGCTTCGTCGAGATCACGGCCGAGCCGGCCGAGTGGCACTACAACGCCGTCGGCAGTGTGCACGGCGGCGTCATCGCCACGATGATCGACACCGCGATGGGCTTCTCCGTCTCGAGCACCCTTCCGGCCGGCGTCGGATACACCACCCTCGACATCACCGTCCGGTACATCCGCGGCATCAAAGCCGAACAGGGATCCATTCGCGTGCACGGCTTTTCGGAGCACACCGGCCGCACCACCGCCACCGCACGGGCCGAGGTCCGCGACGACCGGGACCGGCTGCTGGCGACGGCGTCCACCACCTGCCTGATCCTGCGCTGA
- the pheA gene encoding prephenate dehydratase, with translation MPRIAYFGPSGTFTEMALAQLESGGTFDGVVERVSAGSQAAAIELVRAGDVDGAVVPIESSVEGSIRPTMDALSLGDRLQIMAETELDVAFTIVGRPGTTLDDVRTVRAYPVATAQVQGWLDRNLPNARVEPASSNAGAAEDVAAGVADAGVSTALAGERLGLVALVSGVADYDGARTRFVLVTRPGPAPARTGNDRTSVVLHLDNVPGSLVRAMTEFATRGIDLTRIESRPTRKEFGTYLFHLDCVGHIDDGLVAEALKALHRFSDVRFLGSWPSAVPGGGAPMPVADDTAWLEGLRRGEENA, from the coding sequence GTGCCTCGTATCGCGTACTTCGGACCCAGCGGGACCTTCACGGAGATGGCCCTCGCCCAGCTCGAGTCGGGCGGCACGTTCGACGGTGTCGTCGAGCGGGTGTCCGCCGGAAGCCAGGCCGCGGCGATCGAACTCGTCCGCGCCGGTGACGTCGACGGCGCCGTGGTGCCGATCGAGAGTTCGGTGGAGGGCTCGATCCGTCCGACGATGGACGCGCTCTCCCTCGGCGACCGGCTGCAGATCATGGCCGAGACCGAGCTGGACGTCGCGTTCACGATCGTCGGACGCCCGGGCACCACGCTCGACGACGTCCGCACCGTCCGTGCCTATCCGGTCGCGACCGCGCAGGTGCAGGGCTGGCTCGACCGGAACCTGCCGAACGCCCGTGTGGAGCCGGCGTCGTCGAATGCCGGTGCCGCCGAGGATGTTGCCGCCGGCGTCGCCGACGCCGGGGTGTCGACCGCGTTGGCGGGGGAACGGCTGGGCCTGGTGGCGTTGGTGTCGGGCGTCGCCGACTACGACGGAGCCCGCACCCGTTTCGTGCTGGTGACCAGGCCGGGTCCCGCGCCCGCCCGCACCGGTAACGACCGGACCAGCGTCGTGCTCCATCTCGACAACGTGCCAGGCTCCCTGGTTCGGGCGATGACCGAATTCGCGACCCGGGGCATCGATCTGACGCGGATCGAATCCCGGCCCACGCGCAAGGAATTCGGCACCTATCTGTTTCATCTGGACTGCGTCGGGCACATCGACGACGGACTGGTCGCCGAGGCGCTCAAGGCGCTGCACCGGTTCAGCGACGTCCGCTTCCTCGGGTCGTGGCCGTCGGCCGTGCCCGGTGGCGGCGCACCGATGCCCGTCGCCGACGACACCGCATGGCTCGAAGGCCTGCGTCGTGGGGAGGAGAACGCGTGA